In the genome of Egicoccus sp. AB-alg2, the window AGCACGCCCGCGAGGGCGCCGAAGGCGATCGGCGTGGCCGCGAACAGCGTGGAACGCAGCAGGCCGATCATGGACAGCGACTGCTCGGCCGCCGCCCAGGTCAGGAACGCGAGCACGAACAGCAGCGTCGCCCCGCCCAGCGCGAGGACGGCGCGCTCCCCGAAGCCCTTGACGACCTGGTAGAGCGCGACGGCGACGACGACCACGCCGAGCACGACGACGGTCGGCAGGACCATGACCTGGATCGGCGGGACGCCGCGGGTCGGGTCCATGATGAAGCGAGCCGTGGTGCCGCCCGAGCCGGGCGCGAAGACGCCCAGCATGACCGCCCCGAGCAGGAGCGAGAACAGGCCGAAGCGCTGGTTGCGGCGACGGAGCGCCGACTCGCTGCGAACGGTGACGGCGCTCACGAGCCCCACCCCTTGGCGATCTGGCCGGTGCCGGTGTCTGCGGTCTTGATGCGGTAGATGGCGCGCACGAGACCCGGGGCGGCGATGAACACGATGATCAGGGCCTGGATGACGACCACCAGGTCGAGCGACGTGCCGGTCGTGGCCTGCATGGTGCGCCCGCCCGCGCGCAGGGCGCCGAACAGCAGCCCGGCCGCGACCGTGCCGCCGACGCCGCCGCGGCCGAGCAGGGCCACGGTGATGCCGTCGAAGCCGAGACCGGCGGAGAAGCCCGGCGTGATGCGGTGGTGGATGCCGAGGATCTCGGCCGCGCCGCCCGTCCCGGCCAGGGCCCCGCCCAGCGCCATCGCCAGGATGACGACCCGGCCGGGGTTCATGCCGGCCGAGGTGGCGGCGTGCGGGTTCTGACCGACGGCGTTGATCTCGAAGCCGCGGGTCGAGCGCTCCAGGAACCAGAACATCGCGATCGCGACGACGATCGCGAGCACCAGCCCCCAGTTGACGCGCTGACCGTCGATGAACGGCAGGCGCGGCAGCCGGGCCGGCTCCTCGACCGACCGCGAGATCGGGTCGGTGCGGTCGGGGCGGCGGAACAGCGCCGTCGTGAGCAGGAAGTTGGTGCCGAGGATGGCGACGTTGTTGAGCATGATGGTCGTGATGACCTCGTGCGCCCCGGTGCGGGCCTTGAGGACCCCCGGCAGCCACCCGTAGAGGAACCCGCCGACGACCCCGCCGAGCACCGCCAGCGGCAGGTGGATCGGCAGCGGCAGGCCGGTCAGCGCGAACCCGACCAGCGCGGCGGTCAGACCACCGGCGATCAGCTGGCCCTCCGCACCGATGTTGAACAGCCCGGCGCGCAACGGGATGGCCACGGCCAGGCCGGTCAGGATCAGCGGGGTGGCCGCGACCAGCGTCTCCGACACCTGCCCGACCCCGCCCAGCGAGCCTCGCAGCAACGCGCCGTAGGCGCTGCCGACCGCGTCCCAGGCGGCTGCCAGCGTGTCGGTGGGCCGCGCGGCGAAGTAGCCCATGGCGTCGCGCGTGGCGTCGTCGGAGAGGACGATGACCACCGCGCCGACCACCAGGGCGCTGAAGATCGCCAACAGCGTGGTGATGACGCTGGTGCCGGTGACGGCCTTCACCAGCCGCTGCGACACCGAGGCGTCCAACGTCGCGGATGCCGCCATCCGCTCGCGTTCCGCCACCGCCTCGAGCTCTGCCTGCTCGGCCTCGCGCTCGGCCTCGGCGACGGCCGTGTGGTCGGGTTCGCCCGTCGGCGGCCCGGAGCGCTCGTCGTGGTCGCTCACCGGTCAGGCTCCCTTCTGCAGGGCTTCGTCGGGCGAGGCACCGGCCATCATCAGGCCGACCGCGTCCTTGGAGATCGGCGTCTCGAACGGACCGAGCAGCCGGCCGCGGAACATGACCGCGACCCGGTCGGCCAGGGCCAGCACCTCGTCGAGTTCGGAGGACACGACCACGACCGCCGCGCCCTCGTCGCGCTTGGTGACCAGCCGGGCGTGGATGTGCTCGATCGAGCCGACGTCGACACCACGGGTCGGCTGGGCGACGACGAGCAGGTCGATCTCGCGCTGGAACTCGCGGGCGACGACCACCTTCTGCTGGTTGCCGCCGGACAGCGAGCCGGCCGTGGTGTGGATGGAAGGGGTGCGCACGTCGAAGTCCGCGACCTGCTTGCGGGCGTGTTCCTCGATGACCCCGAAGTCGAGGGCGCCGCGGCGGGCGAACGGCGCCGCGTCCCACAGGTCGAGGATCAGGTTCTCCGCGATGGAGAAGCCCGACACCAGCCCTTCGCGGTTGCGGTCCTCGGGCACGTGCCCGACGCCGGCGCGCAGGACCTCCTTGCGCGTCAGGCCGGCGATCGACCGGCCGCCGACGTTGACCTCGCCCTCGAAGTCGGGTTCCAGGCCGGTGATCGCCCGCACCAGCGGGGTCTGACCGTTGCCCTCGACGCCGGCGATGGCGAGGATCTCGCCGCGGCGGACCTCGAAGCCGACGCGGTCGACGATCGGCGCGTCGGTGAGGTCGCGCACCACCAGGTCGCGGACCTCCAGCACCGCGTCGCCGGGCCGGGCGGGCGGCCGGTCGACGGTGAGGTCGACGGGACGGCCCACCATCAGATCGGCCAACTCCTGCTCGCTGGACGTGCGGGGGTCGGCGGTCCCCACGATCCGCCCCCGGCGCAGGACGCTGACGCGGTCGACCAGCTGGCGGTGCTCGCGCAGCTTGTGGGAGATGAAGATGGCCGAGCGCCCCTCGCCGACGAACCGGCGGACGGCCTCGAACAGGTCGTCGGCCTCCTGCGGGGTGAGCACGGCGGTCGGCTCGTCGAGGATCAGCAGCCGCGCGTCGCGGTAGAGCGCCTTCAGGATCTCGACCCGCTGCTGCAGACCGACCGGCAGGTCCTCGACGACCGCGTCGGGATCGACCGGCAGCCCGGAGGCCTCGGCCAGCTCACGGACGGCGTCGCTGGCGGCCGCGCGGTCCAGTCGGCCCAGACCGCGCGTCCGTTCGACACCCAGCGTGATGTTCTCCGCGACGGTGAAGACCGGCACCAGCATGAAGTGCTGGTGGACCATGCCGATGCCGGCCGCGATCGCGTCCCCGGGATCGTCGAAGGCGACCGGCTGCCCGTCGACCACGATCTCGCCCTCGTCGGCCGAGTACAGGCCGTAGAGGATGTTCATCAGGGTGGACTTGCCGGCGCCGTTCTCGCCGAGCAGGCCGTGGATCTCGCCCGGCTCGACGGTCAGGTCGACGTGGTCGTTGGCGACGACGCCGGGGAAACGCTTGGTGATGCCACGCAGCTCGAGGCGCACGTCCCTCGTCCCTTTGCTCGACACGTCACGGCGCCAGGGCGCGGGATTCCCTGGCCAGAGGACGGGGAGGGTGCCACATCGGCACCCTCCCCGTCCTTCACGGCTCCTCGGAGCCGTCGTACGGTGCTGCTGGTCGACCTCAGCCCTGCGGCGTGGTCTCCAGCTCGCCGGCGATGATCTGCTGGCGCAGCTCGTCGAGCTCCTGCTGCAGACCCTCGGGCAGGTCGTCCTCGAAGTCGTGGAACGGGGCCAGCGCGACGCCCTCGTTCTCCAGGGTGCCGACGTAGTCACCGCCCTCGAAGGTCCCGTTGACCGCCGCTTCGATGGCGTCGAACACGGCCACGTCCATCTGCTTCATGACGGACGTGAACATGATGTCACCGAAGTCGGTCGACTCGTAGCCGTCCGTGTCGACCCAGATCAGCGAGCCCTCGCCGCGGTCCTGGATGGCCGCGGCGCTGCCGCCGCCGACGGGGCCGGCGACCGGCATGATGATGTCGGCGCCGTTGTCCATCAGGGTCTCGGTGACGCTGCGGCCGAGGTCCAGCGACGTGAAGTCGTTGGTGAACTGGCCGTCCGAGCCGTCCCAGCCGAGGACCTGGACGTCCTCGCCCTTCTCCTCGTTGTAGTGCTCCACGCCGGCCAGGAACCCGTCCATGAAGATGGTCACGGTCGGGATGTTCAGGCCGCCGTACGTGCCGACGGTGCCCGTCTCCGTGTACGCGGCGGCGGCATAACCGGCCAGGAACGCGGCCTCGGAGGTGTTGAAGGTCAGGCCGAGCACGTTGTCCACGCCCCACTCGTTGGGGTAGTCGACGATCGCGAACAGCTGGTCCTCGTTGGCCTCGGCGGCCTCACCGGTCACCTCGGCGAGCAGGAAGCCGACCGGGATGATGATGTCGCAGTCCTGCTGGATGAAGGCCTGCATGTTGGGCTGGAAGTCGGTTTCCGACTGCGACTCGAGGTAGTCGACCTGCACCCCGAGCTCTTCCTCGGCGCGCAGCAGCCCGTTGTAGGCGGTCTCGTTGAACGAGCCGTCGTCCACGCCGCCCTGGTCGGTGATCATGCAGGCGCGGAAGTCGGTGGCCTCGGCGGGAGCTTCCTCGCCGTCGGTCTCCTCGGTCTCGCCGCCGGTCGCCTCACCGTCGGTCTCGGCGGGCTGGTCGGTGGCCTCCGGGGTCTCCTCGGGGGCCTCGCCGCACGCCGTGAGCGCGAGCGCCCCGGCCACGGCAGCCGCGAGTGCGCGGCGGGTGGTCTTCCTCATGAAGGGTCCTGTCCTTCCCAGCCGGTGCGCGCGGTGCGAACCAGCGTCCCTGGGATGTACGCGGGGGGCGTCGCGTCGGCGTGGCCGGCCGGCCCGAGGCCGGGCCCGGCGCACGACGACACCGCGACCGCCTACCCGCAGCGTACTACCCGCCTCGTAGGGAGTGCGTCACCTTCGCGTCACCGAGCGGCGACCGCGCCGGTCACACGAAGTAGCGGATCTGGCCGTCCGAGGCCTGCACCACCGCGTGGACGGCCTCGTGCAGCCGCGCGTGCAGGGCGCGGAACGCCGCGGTCTCCGCGTCCTCGCCCTCGCCGGCCGGGTCCTCCTGGTGCGCAGGCTGCTCCTCCGGCGTGGTGGTCAGCTCCTCGAGGGCCGCGTCCCAGTCGGCGAGGCGGGCACGACGCTCGAGGTGCAGCGACGGCGCGTGCAGCAGGGCCCGGTCGAGGTCCTGGACGATGCTGACGACCACGTCGGTGCTGGTGCGTACCCCGGGTTGTGACAGCAGCCGCAGCGCCTGCAGCTTGCGCATCGCCATGGCGGCGACCATCACCGGCTCCGACAGCTCGGTCACGGCCGCGTCCACGTCCTGCAGCGACAGGCTCACACGGTCGGGGACGTCGAACCAGTCGCGCAGCGTGTCGAAGAGCACGGCGGTGACGTCGTGCAGCGCCAGCAGCTCGTCGGGCTTGTCCAGCGGTTCCATCAGCTCCTCCGGTCACACGCCACGCGCGCGACCGTGCAGCCTAATCCCACCGGCGGCCGCCGGACCGGCTCAGGGCTCCGGATTGCGCGGGCAGTCGACCCGTGCGGAGGCGTCCGAGAGCTCGGCCATGGCCTCGGCGCTCAGCGGCTGCTCCACCGCGTCGAGGACGTCGCGGTCGACGCACACGACGGTGCTGCTGCGGGCGCGGGCCTGGGCGCCCGGGGCGGTCGTGACGAAGCGGTCGGTGGTCACCAGCACGGTCGGGCTGGCCTGCGACAGCAGCTTGAGCACCAGCGGGCGGACCTCGGCGTCGAAGGTCTCGGCCTGCACCGCGCGCAGGTCGAAACGGGCCTGGGCGGCGGGATCGGCCTGGCCGAGTGCGCGCAGCTGGGTGTAGCCGTCCAACAGCCGCTCGCGGCCACGCAGCACCTGCTCGAGCCCGCGCTCGGCGGCGCCGCGCAACTCGTCACCGCCGGTGGAGACGCCGTCGGCGTCCTTGGTGTCAGACGGGAACTCGAGGTCGTGGACCTCCCAGTCCGCCAGGGGTCCCAGCCCGCTCCACACGTCCAGCCAGCCGCGCGCGACCAGCGCCACGGCCTCGGCGGCCGGGCCGTCGGCCTCGTCGGCCGCGACGAACAGGCGGCGCAGCTCG includes:
- a CDS encoding ABC transporter permease — translated: MSDHDERSGPPTGEPDHTAVAEAEREAEQAELEAVAERERMAASATLDASVSQRLVKAVTGTSVITTLLAIFSALVVGAVVIVLSDDATRDAMGYFAARPTDTLAAAWDAVGSAYGALLRGSLGGVGQVSETLVAATPLILTGLAVAIPLRAGLFNIGAEGQLIAGGLTAALVGFALTGLPLPIHLPLAVLGGVVGGFLYGWLPGVLKARTGAHEVITTIMLNNVAILGTNFLLTTALFRRPDRTDPISRSVEEPARLPRLPFIDGQRVNWGLVLAIVVAIAMFWFLERSTRGFEINAVGQNPHAATSAGMNPGRVVILAMALGGALAGTGGAAEILGIHHRITPGFSAGLGFDGITVALLGRGGVGGTVAAGLLFGALRAGGRTMQATTGTSLDLVVVIQALIIVFIAAPGLVRAIYRIKTADTGTGQIAKGWGS
- a CDS encoding ABC transporter ATP-binding protein, giving the protein MRLELRGITKRFPGVVANDHVDLTVEPGEIHGLLGENGAGKSTLMNILYGLYSADEGEIVVDGQPVAFDDPGDAIAAGIGMVHQHFMLVPVFTVAENITLGVERTRGLGRLDRAAASDAVRELAEASGLPVDPDAVVEDLPVGLQQRVEILKALYRDARLLILDEPTAVLTPQEADDLFEAVRRFVGEGRSAIFISHKLREHRQLVDRVSVLRRGRIVGTADPRTSSEQELADLMVGRPVDLTVDRPPARPGDAVLEVRDLVVRDLTDAPIVDRVGFEVRRGEILAIAGVEGNGQTPLVRAITGLEPDFEGEVNVGGRSIAGLTRKEVLRAGVGHVPEDRNREGLVSGFSIAENLILDLWDAAPFARRGALDFGVIEEHARKQVADFDVRTPSIHTTAGSLSGGNQQKVVVAREFQREIDLLVVAQPTRGVDVGSIEHIHARLVTKRDEGAAVVVVSSELDEVLALADRVAVMFRGRLLGPFETPISKDAVGLMMAGASPDEALQKGA
- a CDS encoding BMP family protein translates to MRKTTRRALAAAVAGALALTACGEAPEETPEATDQPAETDGEATGGETEETDGEEAPAEATDFRACMITDQGGVDDGSFNETAYNGLLRAEEELGVQVDYLESQSETDFQPNMQAFIQQDCDIIIPVGFLLAEVTGEAAEANEDQLFAIVDYPNEWGVDNVLGLTFNTSEAAFLAGYAAAAYTETGTVGTYGGLNIPTVTIFMDGFLAGVEHYNEEKGEDVQVLGWDGSDGQFTNDFTSLDLGRSVTETLMDNGADIIMPVAGPVGGGSAAAIQDRGEGSLIWVDTDGYESTDFGDIMFTSVMKQMDVAVFDAIEAAVNGTFEGGDYVGTLENEGVALAPFHDFEDDLPEGLQQELDELRQQIIAGELETTPQG